From one Salvelinus namaycush isolate Seneca unplaced genomic scaffold, SaNama_1.0 Scaffold2932, whole genome shotgun sequence genomic stretch:
- the LOC120039708 gene encoding XK-related protein 9-like, whose product MLQTDSEFTKTRWICTIIGLGFYLVDIVTDVGLAVKYFLVGNLVWAGLTLLFVVIGSAASQVFSYTWYRDDIRNPLFNPGGDKLISGMNRGRLIGLHVMQMGIFTRYYHLLKAGYRAVWSKSPGTVEFPREVHLVLFGKATDLSMLKLFETFLESVPQLLFQLYILLGGGHKSTIQCICMVGSFINIAWAIVDYRRCLRRSLPQVREMPSGLPTFVYLLYKLLTITSHILSLSLFLILSPYSTLGMAVVWLAGTLWAHWVRTDFCKSKGLERLYRIIVGVVLIFTFFNVNGQDTRWPMAVYYVLFALVNFSGPLLLVLVRPESNDTEYFWPVTLLIFGGTVLGLACLLVYYTVYHPRGRSLQADEVDGHMGQEREPDTMLRMRNFLQL is encoded by the exons ATGCTTCAAACAGACTCGGAGTTTACTAAAACACGATGGATCTGTACAATCATAGGACTGGGCTTTTACCTGGTGGACATTGTGACAGATGTGGGACTAGCAGTGAAGTACTTCCTGGTCGGAAACCTGGTCTGGGCTGGACTGACTCTACTGTTTGTGGTGATTGGATCAGCAGCCTCACAGGTCTTCAGCTACACCTGGTACAGAGATGACATAAGGAACCCACTGTTTAATCCTGGTGGAGACAAGCTGATATCTGGGATGAACAGAGGAAGACTGATTGGACTCCATGTTATGCAGATGGGCATCTTCACCAG GTACTACCACCTGTTGAAGGCAGGATACAGGGCGGTGTGGTCCAAGTCACCTGGGACTGTTGAATTCCCCAGAGAGGTCCACCTGGTCCTGTTTGGTAAGGCGACCGATCTGAGCATGCTCAAACTGTTTGAGACGTTCCTGGAGAGTGTTCCTCAGCTCCTCTTCCAGTTGTATATCCTGCTGGGCGGTGGACACAAGTCCACAATACAAT GCATCTGCATGGTGGGCTCATTCATCAACATCGCCTGGGCTATAGTGGACTACCGCCGGTGTCTCCGCCGATCCTTACCCCag GTCCGAGAGATGCCTTCTGGCCTCCCTACCTTCGTCTACCTCCTGTACAAGCTGTTGACCATCACCTCTCACATCCTCAGCCTCagcctcttcctcatcctcagcCCCTACAGTACCCTGGGAATGGCTGTCGTCTGGCTGGCTGGAACCCTCTGGGCCCATTGGGTCCGTACTGACTTCTGCAAGTCTAAAGGTCTAGAGAGGCTCTATCGGATCATTGTGGGAGTCGTCCTCATATTCACCTTCTTTAACGTGAACGGACAGGATACACGTTGGCCGATGGCTGTGTACTATGTTCTCTTTGCGTTAGTGAACTTCTCTGGTCCCTTGCTGCTGGTTCTGGTGAGGCCAGAGTCTAACGATACTGAGTACTTCTGGCCGGTGACTCTGCTGATATTTGGAGGGACCGTTCTAGGGCTGGCCTGTCTGCTCGTGTATTATACTGTCTACCACCCCAGAGGGAGGAGTCTACAGGCAGATGAGGTGGATGGACACATGGGACAGGAGAGAGAACCAGATACAATGCTGAGAATGAGGAACTTCCTACAGCTCTGA